A portion of the Leptospira noumeaensis genome contains these proteins:
- a CDS encoding bacteriohemerythrin, protein MQKDYSAHLDSLRITWLSEPFHLGIPIIDLQHVWLVHIILELEETIVESEKDGSDVDVHSSFRKALDYVSEHFTLEEDILEHFNYPKYKEHVQGHRQFVERLTEKYYEAKNNQMAALGILQILKKWLFQHILHDDTDYAEFFKASGLDLKSYCNEILKSGKYPISKEQLLIYQNIVQVDTTHINLHEQSIDIIQEIRNIWKTYNLSTGIPIIDLQHVWLLKMIVELDNSLKLGDGSSETFHKVIAAAIDYTKDHFSVEDKIMRYFRYTDVVQHMNQHKRFIEFIKTRNDEFKLGNPRAGLHLVQDLRNWLLSHIALEDKKIGIAFEARVRDLSEFTKKLHQTGEISISREQKNLYKLVMQSAPDPLD, encoded by the coding sequence TCCTTAAGAATCACTTGGTTAAGTGAGCCATTCCATCTCGGAATCCCTATCATTGACTTACAACATGTTTGGTTGGTTCATATTATCTTGGAATTGGAAGAAACGATTGTCGAATCTGAAAAAGATGGTTCTGACGTTGATGTTCATTCTTCTTTTCGAAAAGCATTGGATTATGTTTCAGAACATTTTACTTTAGAAGAAGATATTTTGGAACATTTTAACTATCCAAAATATAAAGAACATGTACAAGGCCATCGTCAATTTGTCGAACGTTTAACGGAAAAATATTACGAAGCAAAAAATAACCAAATGGCAGCTTTGGGAATTTTACAAATCCTGAAAAAATGGTTATTTCAACATATCTTACATGATGATACCGATTATGCAGAATTTTTCAAAGCAAGTGGTCTCGATTTAAAATCTTACTGTAATGAAATACTAAAATCTGGTAAATATCCAATTTCCAAAGAACAACTTTTGATATATCAAAACATTGTACAAGTGGATACAACTCATATAAACCTACACGAACAGTCCATTGATATCATCCAAGAAATTAGAAACATCTGGAAAACTTATAACTTGTCTACTGGTATTCCTATCATTGACTTACAACATGTTTGGCTTTTGAAGATGATTGTTGAGTTAGACAATTCATTGAAGTTAGGTGATGGTTCCAGTGAAACTTTTCATAAAGTTATAGCAGCAGCCATTGATTATACAAAAGATCATTTTAGTGTGGAAGACAAAATTATGAGATACTTCCGGTATACGGATGTGGTACAACACATGAACCAACACAAACGTTTTATCGAATTTATCAAAACGAGAAACGATGAATTCAAATTAGGAAATCCGCGTGCTGGTTTGCATTTGGTGCAGGATCTCAGAAATTGGCTTTTGTCACATATTGCCCTTGAAGATAAAAAAATTGGAATCGCCTTTGAGGCCCGTGTGAGAGACCTTTCGGAGTTTACGAAAAAACTGCACCAAACTGGCGAAATTAGCATTTCTCGGGAGCAAAAAAACCTCTATAAATTGGTAATGCAATCGGCCCCTGACCCTCTGGATTGA